In the Chroococcidiopsis sp. SAG 2025 genome, one interval contains:
- a CDS encoding DegT/DnrJ/EryC1/StrS family aminotransferase codes for MVQSVTQSTRVPILNLAQQYTDLATEINDVVFKVLASGGYIGGANVANFEQEFATYTNVSECVACNSGTDALLLALRALGVGAGDEVITTPFSFFATTETISAVGAKPIFVDIDAPTFNLDVTQVESAITAKTKAIIPVHLYGQPVDMTALMAIAQTHKLAVIEDCAQATGALWAGQKVGSIGHVGCFSFYPTKNLGACGDGGAVTTNDPEIAAKMRMLRNHGEKNRYYHEDIGLNSRLDAIQAAILRVKLRYLDTWNEQRQAIASRYQEYLAPVSSVVIPQELPGGKGVWNQYTIRLQRGEERRRDSGFSESGARSEGNPYRDEVRQRLQEKGVGSMVYYPLPLHLQPVYQNLDYQQGQFPISEQTCHEVLSLPIFPELSPEAQEQVVYCLKDCLSESGAGKN; via the coding sequence ATGGTTCAAAGCGTGACTCAATCTACTCGCGTTCCTATCTTAAATCTGGCGCAGCAATATACGGATCTTGCAACTGAAATTAATGATGTTGTTTTCAAAGTACTTGCCTCTGGCGGTTATATAGGTGGGGCAAATGTTGCTAACTTTGAGCAAGAATTTGCCACATATACAAATGTGTCTGAGTGCGTCGCCTGTAATTCCGGTACGGATGCACTGCTGCTAGCATTGCGGGCGTTAGGTGTTGGGGCTGGGGATGAAGTGATTACCACGCCCTTTTCTTTTTTTGCCACGACTGAGACTATTAGTGCTGTCGGTGCTAAACCAATCTTTGTAGATATTGACGCGCCAACATTTAATCTTGACGTGACTCAGGTAGAGTCAGCAATTACGGCTAAAACTAAAGCTATTATTCCGGTTCATTTATACGGACAGCCAGTTGATATGACTGCCCTAATGGCGATCGCTCAAACCCACAAACTTGCTGTCATTGAAGACTGCGCCCAAGCAACAGGAGCATTGTGGGCGGGACAAAAAGTCGGTAGCATCGGTCATGTTGGCTGTTTTAGTTTCTACCCTACAAAGAATTTAGGTGCTTGTGGCGATGGCGGTGCGGTGACGACGAACGACCCAGAAATTGCGGCAAAGATGCGAATGCTACGCAATCACGGGGAGAAAAATCGTTACTATCACGAAGATATTGGATTAAATAGCCGTTTGGACGCTATACAAGCAGCGATTCTGCGAGTCAAGTTACGTTATTTAGATACTTGGAACGAACAACGACAGGCGATCGCTTCTCGCTATCAAGAATATCTCGCTCCAGTTTCAAGTGTTGTTATTCCCCAGGAATTACCAGGCGGCAAGGGAGTTTGGAACCAATACACAATTCGCCTTCAGAGGGGTGAGGAGCGTAGACGCGACAGCGGCTTCTCGGAGAGTGGAGCGAGGAGTGAGGGAAATCCCTATAGAGATGAGGTTCGTCAACGCTTACAAGAAAAAGGTGTGGGTTCGATGGTTTACTATCCTTTGCCTTTACACTTGCAACCCGTGTATCAAAATTTAGACTACCAGCAAGGGCAATTTCCGATCTCGGAACAAACTTGTCATGAAGTCTTATCCCTGCCTATCTTCCCCGAACTTTCTCCTGAAGCACAAGAACAGGTTGTTTATTGTCTCAAGGATTGTTTGAGTGAGTCGGGAGCCGGGAAGAATTAG
- a CDS encoding ABC transporter permease produces MDTLIRLDLVDFVLAVALMAIAIGLSAGQRLGLEWSLAIATVRTILQLFVVGAILDIIFRLDNFWAVLAVVLVMLTIAAVVSRNRIGKKIPQLLPLVWVSIFVSTAFTLSYVNLLIVQPQKWYEPQYIIPLAGIILGNAINGAAIAGERLVSTINASQLEIETYLSLGATPQQAVAQYRKDAIRAGLIPILNQMMVIGIVTLPGIITGQILSGVNPLDAASYQILVMFMLAFTNLATAILVTQGLCRQFFNSAAQLVR; encoded by the coding sequence ATGGACACTCTAATTAGACTCGATTTAGTAGATTTTGTTCTGGCTGTAGCGCTGATGGCGATCGCAATAGGGCTATCGGCTGGGCAGCGTTTGGGCTTAGAGTGGAGTTTGGCGATCGCGACGGTAAGAACGATCTTGCAACTGTTCGTCGTGGGAGCGATTTTAGATATTATTTTTCGGCTAGATAACTTTTGGGCAGTGCTAGCAGTGGTGCTGGTGATGCTGACAATTGCGGCTGTGGTGTCTCGCAACCGGATTGGCAAAAAGATTCCCCAATTGCTACCGCTAGTTTGGGTTTCAATATTTGTCAGCACGGCTTTTACTTTGAGCTATGTCAACCTGCTGATCGTTCAACCGCAGAAGTGGTACGAACCGCAATATATCATTCCTTTGGCGGGAATTATTCTAGGAAATGCGATTAATGGGGCGGCGATCGCAGGGGAGCGTCTTGTCAGTACAATTAATGCCAGCCAACTAGAGATTGAGACTTATTTAAGTTTAGGTGCGACACCCCAACAAGCTGTAGCTCAGTACCGGAAAGATGCGATTCGGGCTGGGTTAATTCCAATCCTGAATCAGATGATGGTGATTGGCATTGTCACCCTTCCAGGCATCATTACAGGACAGATTCTCAGTGGCGTGAATCCCCTCGATGCCGCATCCTACCAAATTTTAGTCATGTTCATGCTTGCCTTCACTAACTTAGCCACAGCAATTCTCGTTACCCAAGGGCTATGTCGTCAGTTTTTTAATTCCGCCGCGCAGCTGGTTAGGTAA
- the treS gene encoding maltose alpha-D-glucosyltransferase, giving the protein MQYVLKDDPLWFKDAIIYEVPVRAFADSNGDGIGDFRGLTEKLDYLQDLGVTAVWILPFFPSPLRDDGYDIADYKNVNSIYGNLDDFREFLKAAHQRGIRVIIELIVNHTSDQHPWFQRARRAPKDSPERDFYVWSDTPEKYQEARIIFQDFETSNWAWDPVAKAYYWHRFYSHQPDINYDNPAVREAVFDVLDFWLGMGVDGLRMDAVPYLYERQGTNCENLDETHVFLKQLRQQVDAKFPNRMLLAEANQWPEDAAEYYGNGDECHMNFHFPLMPRLFMSLRMEDSFPIFDILQQTPTIPDNCQWALFLRNHDELTLEMVTDEDRDYMYRVYARDPAMRLNLGIRRRLAPLLGNDRRQIELLNSLLLSLPGTPVLYYGDEIGMGDNVYIGDRNGVRTPMQWSSDRNAGFSRANPQKLYSPVIVDSEYHYAAINVEAQRANTNSLWYWMKRLIATRKRFQAFGRGSFELLHPDNRKVLTFTRTYQGEHILVVANLSRFVQTVELDLSAFKGTTPVEIFGRTEFPAIGDTPYFFSISPYAFYWLSLVAKPSEIQPARPQAELPTLVVNSKWQNIFAQRDLRVRLEAILPEYLSTCSWFNPKTRIIQAVQIAEVVAIPYKNTEARAVWLQVDYVQGDPETYLMLLAYAEGEQATQTLTDNRSAIVANLLVQGKDKFGVLFEATADKSFLASLIEAIAYQRHYKGMAGELMASATDLYPQASQNGKKALEPTVLKQEQGKTFIVYEGLGANGANPNNHLVLKLFRQQEEGINPDLEIRRFLGEKKRLQHFAPLVGAIEYHRPSTTPVTVGILQEYIRDTRSGWEYTLDSLRDYFELVTTQHAEMTEIPIPGGNLLDMGSRESGVVGAGLSSLLAIEQKIQQLNLPVQESVEAGLETRPYGTQEEEFEPFSLANRTIGSYLDSAQILGQSTAELHIALAADGDNSGFTPEPFSTFYQRSIYQQARNLAGQVLIVLRQRLKTLTPHAQELAQDVLNRQEQIMERFGLILNQKITAMRTRCHGDYHLGQVLYTGKDFIISDFEGESGRSLSDRRIKRSPLRDIANMLQSFHYAANVGLRNELESGMLRTENLPVMQQWAQFWSTCVGAAFLNSYLAIASQDSFLPKTKTELQVLLDAYLLEKAIHGLGYDLNSRLDWVEITLGRILQLLDT; this is encoded by the coding sequence ATGCAGTACGTATTAAAAGATGACCCCCTTTGGTTCAAAGATGCCATTATCTACGAAGTGCCTGTACGCGCCTTTGCCGATAGTAATGGTGATGGAATTGGTGATTTTCGGGGGCTAACGGAAAAACTCGATTACCTCCAAGACTTAGGCGTTACCGCAGTTTGGATACTACCATTCTTTCCCTCACCACTTAGAGATGATGGCTACGATATAGCCGATTATAAGAATGTTAATTCAATTTACGGTAATTTAGACGATTTTCGCGAATTTTTGAAAGCCGCCCACCAACGGGGCATTCGCGTCATTATAGAATTGATCGTCAACCATACTTCCGACCAACACCCTTGGTTTCAAAGAGCGAGGCGTGCGCCTAAAGACAGTCCAGAACGAGATTTTTATGTTTGGAGTGACACGCCGGAGAAATACCAAGAAGCGCGGATTATCTTCCAAGATTTTGAAACTTCTAATTGGGCTTGGGACCCAGTAGCTAAAGCTTACTACTGGCACCGCTTCTACTCTCACCAACCCGATATTAACTACGATAATCCAGCCGTGCGAGAAGCCGTGTTTGACGTGCTAGATTTTTGGTTGGGTATGGGTGTTGATGGGCTGCGGATGGATGCCGTACCTTATCTCTACGAACGGCAGGGAACGAACTGCGAAAATTTAGATGAAACTCATGTTTTTCTCAAACAACTCCGCCAGCAGGTAGATGCCAAATTTCCCAACCGAATGCTGCTAGCTGAGGCAAATCAATGGCCTGAAGATGCAGCAGAATATTACGGGAATGGAGATGAGTGTCACATGAACTTCCATTTTCCGCTAATGCCGCGCTTGTTCATGTCGCTGCGGATGGAAGATAGCTTCCCCATTTTCGATATTTTGCAACAAACGCCAACAATTCCCGATAACTGTCAGTGGGCGCTGTTTTTGCGCAACCATGACGAACTAACTCTAGAAATGGTGACGGATGAAGACCGCGATTATATGTATCGAGTCTACGCCCGCGATCCAGCAATGCGGTTGAATTTGGGAATTCGTCGCCGTCTCGCACCCCTACTAGGAAACGATCGCCGTCAAATTGAATTACTCAACAGCCTGTTACTCTCTCTTCCTGGCACTCCCGTACTTTACTACGGCGATGAGATCGGCATGGGAGATAACGTATATATAGGCGATCGCAATGGCGTGCGGACACCGATGCAGTGGAGTTCCGATCGCAATGCTGGTTTCAGCCGCGCTAATCCGCAAAAGTTATACTCACCCGTGATTGTTGACTCGGAATATCACTACGCCGCCATCAACGTTGAAGCACAACGGGCTAATACCAATTCTCTCTGGTATTGGATGAAACGCTTAATTGCCACCCGCAAGCGTTTCCAAGCCTTCGGACGCGGTAGTTTTGAATTATTGCACCCAGATAACCGCAAAGTGCTTACCTTTACGCGCACTTATCAAGGCGAACATATTCTAGTGGTGGCAAATCTGTCTCGCTTCGTGCAAACAGTGGAACTGGATTTATCAGCTTTTAAAGGCACGACTCCAGTAGAAATTTTTGGTCGCACGGAGTTTCCAGCGATTGGTGATACTCCCTACTTCTTTAGCATCAGCCCTTATGCCTTTTATTGGTTGAGCCTAGTTGCCAAGCCGAGCGAAATCCAGCCTGCTAGACCCCAAGCAGAGTTACCGACATTAGTTGTCAATAGCAAATGGCAAAATATCTTCGCCCAGCGGGATTTAAGAGTCAGACTAGAAGCTATACTGCCAGAATATCTGTCTACGTGTTCTTGGTTCAATCCGAAAACTCGAATAATTCAAGCCGTACAAATCGCCGAAGTTGTTGCCATCCCCTACAAAAATACCGAAGCCAGAGCCGTTTGGTTGCAGGTAGATTACGTGCAGGGCGATCCAGAAACTTACTTGATGCTGCTGGCTTATGCCGAGGGAGAACAAGCAACACAGACTTTAACAGATAACCGCAGTGCGATCGTCGCTAATTTGTTGGTGCAAGGGAAAGATAAATTCGGCGTATTATTTGAAGCAACCGCAGATAAAAGTTTTCTTGCCTCGTTGATTGAGGCGATCGCCTATCAGCGACACTATAAAGGTATGGCAGGGGAACTCATGGCAAGTGCTACCGATCTCTATCCCCAAGCGAGTCAAAACGGTAAAAAAGCCTTAGAACCGACAGTATTGAAGCAAGAACAGGGCAAGACTTTTATTGTCTACGAGGGATTGGGTGCTAACGGTGCTAACCCCAACAACCATCTCGTTCTCAAACTCTTCCGCCAGCAAGAAGAAGGGATTAACCCAGATCTCGAAATTCGGCGCTTTTTGGGCGAGAAAAAACGCTTGCAACACTTTGCCCCATTAGTAGGAGCGATCGAATATCACCGCCCGTCAACAACACCAGTCACGGTAGGAATATTGCAAGAATACATCCGCGATACCCGCAGTGGTTGGGAATATACCCTCGATAGCCTGCGAGACTATTTTGAGTTAGTGACAACACAACATGCAGAAATGACTGAAATCCCCATACCTGGGGGAAATCTTCTCGATATGGGGAGTCGGGAGTCGGGAGTTGTAGGGGCAGGGTTATCGAGCCTACTTGCAATAGAACAAAAAATTCAGCAGTTAAACCTGCCCGTACAGGAGTCAGTAGAGGCGGGTTTAGAAACCCGCCCGTACGGAACTCAGGAAGAAGAGTTCGAGCCATTTTCTTTGGCTAATCGAACCATCGGTTCTTATCTAGACAGTGCTCAAATTTTGGGACAATCGACAGCAGAACTGCACATCGCCCTTGCTGCTGATGGCGACAATTCTGGATTTACTCCAGAACCATTCTCGACATTTTACCAACGTTCCATTTACCAACAAGCCCGCAATCTCGCGGGACAAGTCCTCATCGTTCTCAGACAACGTTTAAAAACGCTGACACCACACGCCCAAGAATTAGCTCAAGATGTTCTAAATCGCCAAGAGCAAATCATGGAGCGCTTTGGGCTGATCCTCAACCAAAAAATTACTGCCATGCGGACTCGCTGTCATGGCGATTATCATTTGGGACAAGTACTCTATACGGGTAAAGACTTCATCATCTCCGATTTTGAAGGAGAATCGGGACGTAGTTTGAGCGATCGCCGGATCAAACGCTCTCCTTTGCGCGATATTGCCAATATGTTGCAGTCTTTTCATTACGCTGCTAACGTCGGGCTGCGCAACGAACTCGAAAGCGGGATGCTTCGTACAGAGAATTTACCCGTCATGCAGCAATGGGCGCAGTTTTGGTCTACCTGCGTCGGTGCGGCTTTCCTCAATTCATATCTCGCGATCGCTTCTCAAGACTCTTTCTTACCCAAAACCAAGACTGAGTTACAAGTTCTGCTGGATGCTTACCTCTTAGAAAAAGCAATCCACGGCTTGGGCTACGATCTCAATTCCCGCCTCGACTGGGTAGAGATCACCTTGGGACGGATTTTGCAGCTGTTGGATACGTAA
- a CDS encoding transposase: MKYDPTKHNRHSIRLQNYDYSTAGAYFITICIHQRKCLFGEISEGVMQLSQLGQVARSHWMNLPRNHLNLYLDAFVVMPNHLHGILILHGDRFGRAGFDRTSATTTEILSAKPAPTEIPGVESTWENNRNHAKYHALPEIIRGFKTFSARQINKIRRVSKIPVWQRNYYEHIIRNEESLERIRQYIDRNPMSWFMDRLHPGNPNHL, encoded by the coding sequence GTGAAATACGATCCGACCAAACACAATCGCCATTCAATTCGGTTGCAGAATTATGATTATTCCACTGCTGGCGCTTACTTTATCACTATATGTATCCATCAACGAAAATGCCTATTTGGAGAAATTTCTGAGGGAGTTATGCAACTGAGCCAATTGGGTCAAGTTGCGCGATCGCACTGGATGAATTTGCCTAGAAATCATTTAAACCTATATCTAGATGCTTTTGTGGTCATGCCAAATCATCTGCACGGGATTTTAATTCTTCATGGCGATCGCTTTGGCAGGGCGGGTTTCGATCGAACATCTGCGACTACAACCGAAATTTTATCTGCTAAACCCGCCCCTACAGAAATACCGGGTGTAGAATCTACCTGGGAAAATAATCGAAATCATGCCAAATATCACGCTTTGCCGGAAATTATTCGCGGATTCAAAACATTTTCTGCCCGTCAAATTAATAAAATCCGACGAGTATCAAAAATCCCAGTTTGGCAACGCAATTATTACGAACATATTATCCGCAACGAAGAATCATTAGAGCGAATTCGCCAATATATCGATCGCAATCCCATGTCATGGTTCATGGATCGATTGCACCCAGGCAATCCCAACCACCTGTAG
- the malQ gene encoding 4-alpha-glucanotransferase, with protein MTFQRASGVLLHPTCLPSPYGIGDLGKSAYEFIDFLASSGQKLWQVLPLGPTGYEHSPYIMNFSTFAGNPLLISLDTLAEEGLLKKEELSPLENVDMNRVNFDRVIPHKIKFLKIAFENFQQANTHQNSEYAQFCQSQSYWLDDYVLFMSLLEVNEGKSWNNWERAIARREPDALQAARDSLKDSIAYHNFVQFKFFEQWKQLRKYANGKNIQIVGDISIYVCHNSSDVWSSPEIFKLDPQTFEPTYIAGVPPDYFSATGQLWGNPVYNWEKLQQTNFAWWIQRFQATLEYVDIVRVDHFRGFEAYWQVPAGEETAINGEWIKAPGVEFFETLGNALGSLPIMAEDLGIITPEVEELRDRFQFPGMRILQFAFGDDSSNAYLPHNYVHNSVVYPGTHDNDTAIGWWNKASDKEKQFVAKYLGDESAAEITEINWEFIQLALASVADLAILPLQDILGLDDRARMNDPSVNAGNWRWRYESSEMLTPQLCDRLLEMTQIYSR; from the coding sequence ATGACATTCCAACGTGCTAGCGGTGTTTTATTGCATCCTACCTGTCTTCCCAGCCCATATGGAATTGGCGATTTAGGAAAATCAGCTTACGAATTTATCGATTTTCTCGCCAGTAGCGGACAAAAATTGTGGCAAGTTTTGCCTTTGGGACCCACGGGATACGAGCATTCTCCATATATCATGAATTTCAGCACTTTTGCTGGCAATCCATTATTAATTAGTCTCGATACGCTAGCAGAAGAAGGATTGTTGAAGAAAGAAGAACTTAGTCCATTAGAAAATGTGGATATGAATCGAGTCAACTTCGATCGCGTCATTCCGCATAAAATTAAATTTCTTAAAATCGCTTTTGAAAACTTTCAACAAGCTAATACTCATCAAAACTCAGAATACGCACAATTTTGTCAATCTCAATCTTACTGGCTCGATGACTACGTACTTTTTATGTCATTATTAGAGGTCAACGAAGGGAAAAGCTGGAATAATTGGGAACGAGCGATCGCGCGTCGAGAGCCAGATGCGTTGCAAGCAGCAAGAGATTCTTTAAAAGATAGTATCGCTTATCATAATTTCGTTCAATTCAAATTTTTCGAGCAGTGGAAACAACTACGAAAATACGCCAACGGCAAAAATATTCAAATTGTGGGTGATATTTCAATTTATGTTTGTCACAACAGTTCTGACGTCTGGTCGAGTCCAGAAATATTTAAATTAGATCCCCAAACTTTTGAACCTACATATATCGCTGGCGTTCCCCCAGATTATTTTAGTGCTACGGGACAATTATGGGGAAATCCTGTCTATAACTGGGAGAAATTGCAACAAACAAACTTTGCTTGGTGGATTCAACGCTTTCAGGCCACATTAGAATATGTCGATATCGTCCGCGTCGATCATTTTCGCGGTTTTGAAGCATACTGGCAAGTTCCAGCAGGCGAAGAGACTGCAATTAATGGCGAGTGGATTAAAGCCCCAGGAGTAGAATTTTTTGAAACTTTAGGTAACGCCTTGGGAAGTTTGCCAATTATGGCAGAAGATTTAGGCATTATTACCCCAGAAGTCGAAGAATTGCGCGATCGCTTTCAATTTCCAGGCATGAGAATTCTGCAATTTGCCTTTGGAGACGACTCAAGTAATGCCTATTTACCCCACAATTATGTCCATAACAGCGTCGTTTATCCCGGTACTCACGACAACGATACAGCGATCGGTTGGTGGAACAAAGCTAGCGACAAAGAAAAGCAATTTGTCGCGAAATATTTGGGTGACGAATCTGCGGCAGAAATAACAGAAATTAATTGGGAATTTATCCAATTGGCATTAGCCTCAGTTGCAGACTTAGCCATTCTACCCCTACAAGACATTTTAGGCTTGGACGATCGCGCCCGCATGAACGATCCCAGCGTCAATGCAGGCAACTGGCGTTGGCGTTACGAAAGTTCCGAAATGCTAACACCTCAACTATGCGATCGCCTGTTGGAAATGACACAAATTTATAGCCGCTAA
- the glgX gene encoding glycogen debranching protein GlgX, which translates to MYVALWPGNVYPLGSCWDGKGTNFTLFSENATGVELCLFDRDDQETRIQLTEVSNFVWHGYIPGIGPGQRYGYRVHGPYAPQEGHRFNPNKLLIDPYTKAIAGEVGNGPELYGYSWESEEADLSFSDLDSAPLMPKSVVVDQSFDWEDDKLLRTPWNETIIYETHVKGFTKLHPDIPEELRGTYAGMAHPAAIEHLQRLGISAVELMPVHHFLSVPGHLADKGLRNYWGYDSINYFAPHSEYSSSGTLGEQVTEFKEMVKALHRAGIEVILDVVYNHTGEGNHMGPTLSMRGIDNANYYRLVDGDPRYYMDFTGCGNSLNVRHAQVLKMIMDSLRYWVTEMHVDGFRFDLASALARELYEVDRLSAFFDIIHQDPTIADVKLIAEPWDIGTGGYQVGNFPVLWSEWNGKYRDTARDFWRGVDSTLGEFAYRLTGSPDLYYQENGRRPNASINFITAHDGFTLNDLVSYNEKHNEANGEESRDGESHNRSWNCGAEGETDDPEVLRLRERQRRNFLVTLMLSQGIPMLLGGDEMGRTQSGNNNGYCQDSEISWFNWDLVEGNTDLLDFTRELIYFRRQHPVFRRRKWFQGQAIHGSGVSDIMWFNPDGSEMDQEQWEIGYAKSMGVFLNGNMIPSPGKQGQRISDDSFLMFFNAHYETLEFNLPQGMQDHQWALVIDTKEPRFIQEESIYTGDRTVPVTARSLVLLRQMV; encoded by the coding sequence ATGTATGTTGCACTCTGGCCAGGCAATGTCTATCCTTTGGGTTCCTGTTGGGACGGCAAAGGCACGAACTTCACTTTATTTTCTGAAAACGCTACAGGTGTAGAATTGTGCTTGTTTGACAGAGACGACCAAGAAACCCGCATACAGCTAACAGAAGTCAGTAACTTTGTTTGGCACGGCTACATACCAGGTATAGGTCCAGGTCAACGGTACGGGTATAGAGTGCATGGACCATACGCACCCCAAGAAGGACATCGCTTTAACCCCAATAAACTGCTGATCGATCCATACACAAAAGCGATCGCCGGGGAAGTTGGCAATGGTCCAGAACTATATGGTTACTCTTGGGAGTCTGAAGAAGCCGATTTATCGTTTTCCGATTTGGATAGCGCCCCGTTAATGCCGAAATCGGTCGTTGTCGATCAAAGTTTCGACTGGGAAGACGATAAACTCTTGCGTACCCCTTGGAACGAAACGATTATCTACGAAACTCACGTCAAGGGTTTTACTAAGCTACACCCCGATATTCCCGAAGAACTACGCGGGACTTATGCAGGAATGGCACACCCAGCGGCGATCGAGCATTTGCAACGTTTGGGAATCTCCGCCGTTGAGTTGATGCCCGTACATCACTTCCTCTCCGTCCCAGGACATTTGGCGGATAAAGGGTTGAGAAATTACTGGGGCTACGATTCGATCAATTATTTCGCGCCTCACTCCGAATACAGCTCTAGTGGCACTTTAGGCGAGCAGGTGACGGAGTTCAAGGAAATGGTTAAAGCCCTGCACCGTGCTGGAATTGAAGTCATTCTAGACGTGGTATACAACCACACGGGTGAAGGCAATCACATGGGTCCCACTCTATCAATGCGGGGAATTGACAACGCCAATTATTACCGATTGGTAGACGGCGATCCGCGATACTACATGGACTTTACAGGTTGCGGTAACTCCCTCAACGTGCGCCACGCCCAAGTTTTGAAGATGATCATGGATAGCCTGCGCTACTGGGTGACAGAAATGCACGTCGATGGCTTCCGCTTCGATCTAGCTTCAGCCTTGGCAAGAGAACTGTACGAAGTAGATCGACTGTCAGCATTTTTCGATATCATTCACCAAGATCCGACGATCGCCGACGTAAAATTAATTGCTGAACCTTGGGACATCGGTACGGGTGGTTATCAAGTTGGTAACTTCCCCGTTCTCTGGTCGGAGTGGAACGGCAAATATCGCGACACGGCGCGGGACTTCTGGCGCGGTGTAGACAGTACTCTAGGAGAATTCGCCTATCGGCTGACGGGTAGCCCTGACTTGTACTATCAAGAAAACGGACGGCGACCGAATGCTAGCATTAACTTCATCACCGCCCACGATGGTTTTACACTCAACGATCTCGTCAGTTATAACGAGAAACACAACGAAGCTAACGGCGAAGAAAGTCGCGATGGAGAAAGTCACAATCGGTCTTGGAACTGCGGCGCGGAAGGCGAGACAGACGACCCAGAAGTTTTGCGGTTACGGGAACGTCAGCGCCGGAACTTCCTCGTGACTCTGATGCTGTCCCAAGGTATCCCCATGCTGCTTGGGGGTGATGAAATGGGACGGACGCAGAGTGGAAACAATAACGGTTACTGCCAAGACAGCGAAATTTCTTGGTTTAATTGGGACTTAGTGGAAGGAAATACAGATTTATTAGATTTTACTCGCGAGTTGATCTATTTCCGCCGCCAACATCCTGTATTTCGTCGCCGTAAGTGGTTCCAAGGTCAAGCGATTCACGGTTCTGGTGTCAGCGATATCATGTGGTTCAATCCTGACGGTAGCGAGATGGATCAGGAACAGTGGGAAATCGGATACGCAAAATCAATGGGCGTGTTCTTAAATGGAAACATGATTCCCAGTCCTGGGAAACAAGGTCAACGCATCAGCGACGATAGCTTTCTCATGTTCTTCAACGCCCACTACGAAACTCTTGAATTCAACTTGCCACAGGGAATGCAAGATCACCAGTGGGCATTAGTTATTGACACCAAAGAACCGCGTTTTATTCAAGAAGAAAGCATCTATACAGGCGATCGCACCGTTCCAGTTACAGCGCGATCGCTCGTCCTGCTGCGTCAGATGGTTTAA